Sequence from the Saccharopolyspora pogona genome:
CCATCCAGGTGCCGAGCGTGGCGGTCTGCCCGGAGGCGTTCATGACGTAGGCGATCGCCAGCACCGACATCACGGTGACGATCGGCCACTTCAGCTGCACGTAGGTGTCGGCGTAGCGGGACAGCGCCCGCCGCGGCGCGATGCCGATCGCCGGAACGGTCAGTAGTCCCGCGATCAGCAGCAGCGTCCCGGCGCTGGTGAGCCAGTTGAACTTGAACTCGACCAGGGACAGCTGCTGGCCGGCGGGGTTGCGGATGTCCAGGCCCGGCCAGTCGAACTTGATCGTGACGGAGTCCAGCAGGTGGGCGACGGCGCCGATCTGGCCGATCACGAAGACGGCGATGATGATCAGGTAGGGAGGTAGGAGCGGAACACCGCGGCATGGGAGTCCGTCCTCGCCACCGGTTGGGTGGTGGCCCCGACGGGCTCCCACACCCGCAGCAGCAGGACGGTGGCGCCGGCCGCGACGAGCGCGGCGATGATGTCGGTCAGCGGCACGGAGACGTAGTTGGCCGCGACGAACTGGGTGACCGCGAAGCTCACCCCGCACACGAGCGTGGCGGGCAGCGTCTGACGCACGCCGCGCATCCCGTCGATGATCCCGACGAGCACCACGGGCACGAACACGGCCAGCAGCGGCGTCTGCCTACCGGTCATCGCCCCGAGCTCCGCCAGCGGCAGCCCGGTGACGCTGGCGAGCGTCACCAGCGGCGCCGCCAGTGCCCCGAAGGCGACGGGAGCGGTGTTGGCCACCAGCGAGACCACCGCGGATGTGATCGGGCTGAACCCCAGCGCCAGCAGCATCACGGTGGTGATCGCCACCGGGGTGCCGAACCCGGCCAGCGCCTCCAGCAGCGCCCCGAAGCAGAACGCGATGATCATGGCCTGGATGCGTCGGTCGTCGCTGACCTGGGAGAACGAGCGCTGCAGCACGTCGAAATGACCCGTGGTGACGGTCATGTTGTAGATCCAGATGGCGTTGATGACGATCCACAGGATCGGGAAGAACCCGAACGCCGCGCCCAGCGCCGCGGACAGTACAGCCTGGTCCACTGGCATCGGGTAGATGAAGATGGCGACCGCCAGAGCCACGACCAGCGCGGTCAGCGACGCCTTCCAGGCCGTCATGCGGACGACGCCGAGCAGGGCGAACAGCACGAGCAGCGGTAGTGAAGCCGCAAGGGCGCTCCAGCCGAGGGAGCCGAACAGCGGATCGAGGATCGGTTGGTACACGGCCACTCCCTAGCTAGGGGCGGATGCACATCCCGTCGCGCGTGGAAATGGAAGGTAGCGGTTCGCACGACCAGACGACACCCCTCGATGCCGACCCGCAACACGGTCCCACTGGCATCGGGGTCGAAGGCGGTGAACGCCAACCCACCGTGGGGGGACGACGATTTCCCGCCCCGGACCTGGTCGCTATTCGGTTCTCGCGGATGGCCGCGAAAGGCGGGCGTCCAGGGAGAACGTGCCCGCCCCGACGATGAGCAGGAACACCAGGCTGAACGGCTGGGCCCACTCCACCCGGGACTTGTGCATGTAGCTCCGGAAACCCTGGTGGGTGAGGTGTTCTCCAGCGCCTCCACAGTGGACTCATGCCGGGCCGGGCGCACGCCGTCGTGGTTGGATCTCGGGCAGGTGCTCGCGCACGAGCAAACCGCTGAGCACCACGATCCACAGC
This genomic interval carries:
- a CDS encoding L-lactate permease, which encodes MYQPILDPLFGSLGWSALAASLPLLVLFALLGVVRMTAWKASLTALVVALAVAIFIYPMPVDQAVLSAALGAAFGFFPILWIVINAIWIYNMTVTTGHFDVLQRSFSQVSDDRRIQAMIIAFCFGALLEALAGFGTPVAITTVMLLALGFSPITSAVVSLVANTAPVAFGALAAPLVTLASVTGLPLAELGAMTGRQTPLLAVFVPVVLVGIIDGMRGVRQTLPATLVCGVSFAVTQFVAANYVSVPLTDIIAALVAAGATVLLLRVWEPVGATTQPVARTDSHAAVFRSYLPT